A segment of the Luteitalea sp. genome:
GTATCCATTGAGATCGAGCGAGGCGCGTACGTCGCCATCATGGGGCCTTCCGGGTCGGGCAAGTCGACCCTCATGAACCTGATTGGTTGCCTCGACACGCCGTCGCGGGGGACCTACCTCCTGAACACCAAGGAGGTCAGCCAGATGGACGACGACGAGCTCGCACGAATCCGTAACGAGGAGATTGGATTCGTGTTCCAAACGTTCAATCTCTTGCCGCGTGCGACGGCCCTTCACAATGTGGAGCTCCCGCTCGTCTACGCGGGCGTGGGCTCTCCAGACCGTATCCAGCGCGCCACCGCTGCCCTCGAGCGTGTCGAGCTCGCCGACCGCATGGGACACCGGCCAAACGAGCTCTCCGGCGGCCAGCGTCAACGTGTCGCGGTCGCGCGTGCGCTCGTCAACAATCCGTCGATCCTCCTCGCCGACGAGCCGACCGGCAACCTCGATACGAAGACCGGCGACGAGATCATGGCCTTGTTCGATCGCCTCCACAAGCAAGGCCACACCATCATCCTGGTCACCCACGAGCCCGACATCGCCGCGAACGCGCAGCGTGTCATCAACCTTCGCGACGGCCACATCGAGAAGGACGCCCGCAAGGCAAAGAGGGCGCCTTCCCGGCCGCGTGGCCCGAAAACTGCCGTCGACACCGCCAGTAATCAGTAATTGGAACCGGGTACCTTTCGCTCGGGGCCCCGCGCTATGCCCCTGGGAGCGGTGAAAGCTGGTCGCCCAGGATCAGTCGCCGCTTGCCCTGTTCGAGATCGAGCAGGTACTGCTTTCGCCACAGCCCGCCGCCATATCCACCTAGCTTGCCATCTGCGTTGACGACGCGATGACAGGGAATCACGATGGACACACGGTTGAGACCATTGGCATGGCCAACCGCACGAGATGCGCCTGGGCTGTCGAGCTCGCGGGCGATCTGGTTGTACGAGCGCATCTCCCCGTAGGGAATGCGCCGTAGCGTGTCCCACACACGCCGCTGGAACTCGGTGCCGGGGGAGTCCAACGGAAGTGTGAACTCGGTCAGTGTTCCCGCGAAATAGCAGCCAAGCTCGTCGCTCAGCTGGTCGAGTAACGCGTGCTCTCCGTGCACCAGACGACACTGAAAGCGTTGTCGAAGGCTCGCGACTTGGGTTGCAAGGCGCCGAGGATTGCTGAACTCGAGCAAGCAAAGTCCACGTGTGGAAGCACCTGCAACGAGCAGGCCCAGTGGGCTCTCCACCCAGGACATGACGATGCATTCATCGCCACGAGTCGGCGCGGACGGGGCGCCGAGCAACCGTGCAAACGCGTCGCGGAAACCGGGCTCCATGTCGCTCACGGATTGAAGGGTTGAGGTCATGATGTTCTGTCTTTGTGCACCGGACCACTTAGATTGCCGCCCAGTGATCCTGCGCCACCTCGCGCAGATTGGTATCCGGATCGAATGTTGTCTGATCGAATCTTACCCGAGTGCCGCGCTGGCCGGGATCCGACCCCAGCGCTGCCGACAGCAAGGCGCGGGTGTAGGGATGCTGCGGCGTCTCGAAGAGGCTGGCCGACGATGCGAGCTCCACGATACGTCCACGGTACATGACGGCGACGCGTGCGCAAAAATGCTCGACCAGGCGCAGGTCATGCGTAATGAAGAGATACGTCAAACGTAGCCGTCGCTGAAGATCGGCGAGAAGCTGGACGATCTGCGCTTGGACGGGAGCATCGAGCGAGGATACTGGTTCGTCGCACACGATGAACGACGGATTGAGCGCGAGCGCGCGCGCCAGACCAATACGTTGACGTTGACCACCGCTCAGCTCGTGCGGGTAGCGCCGGGTCATGGAAGCGTCGAGGTCCACCTGCTCGAACAGCTCAGTGACGCGTGTCTGGCGCTCCAATCGCGACCCAAGCGCGTGAATGATCAACGGCTCCTCGACGATGGGCCCGACCCGCATCCGTGGATTGAGCGACGAGTAAGGATCCTGGAAGACCATCTGCATCTCACGGCGAGCGCGGCGCAAGCGCTGACGTGAAAAGGCGAGCACGTTCTCGCCGCGGAACCGGACCTCGCCGTCGGTCGGCTCCACGAGCCGCAAGAGGCAGCGTCCCGTCGTGCTCTTCCCGCTGCCCGATTCGCCGACCAAGGCCAGCGCCTCCCCTTCATCGATGGCAAAGCTCACCCGATCGACGACCCGCACATCGTCTGAGCGCCGAAAGAGACTTTGGCCTCGAGGATATGTCTTGACGAGACCGCATACCTCGATCAGCGGGCAAAGAGAGCCGTTGCCTTCTGGCCCTCGATCGCCTGCCGCCTTCACCTCGCCAATATTGTCCGCGCCCTCCACGGATGTCACCTTGTCACCCTGTCACCCCGTCACCCGCCCGCCCAGTCGCCCAGCGCGCATCAAATCGACCGTATAAGGGTGCTGTGGCGCCTCGAACAACGTCCGCACGGGTGCCTCCTCGATGATGCGTCCAGCTTGCATCACGGCGACACGATCGGCCGTGTGCGCAACCACATCGGGGTCATGCGAGATCAAGAGCAGCGCGAGGCCATGCTTCTTTCTCAGCTGTGCGAGCAGGTCGAGAATCTCCGCCTGAATCGTGACGTCCAGCGCAGTCGTCGGCTCGTCGGCAATGAGCAGCACGGGCCGACAGGCCAGCGCGAGGGCAATGAGCGCACGCTGGCGCAGGCCTCCCGAGAGTTGATGGGCGTATTGGTCCAGGCGCCGCGCCGGGTCGTCCACCGCGGCTTCGGTAAGCAGCTCGACCGCACGCGTTCGCGGATCGGGCACGGTCATGCCGTGCACGCGCAAGGTTTCTTCTATGTGCCGCCCGATTGTCAGCACCGGGTTGAGCGCGCTCATGGGCTCTTGGAAGATGAGCCCAATCCGTGCGCCACGCACCAGCTGCATCTCTGGCTCGGAGAGCGTGGTCAGCTCTCGCCCCTCGAAGCGAACGGAGCCGCCCAGGATTCGACCCGGCGGCGGCGTGAGCCGCAGGAGGGCCAGAGCGGTCATCGTCTTGCCGCACCCAGATTCGCCGACCAGCGCCAGCACTTCACCGCGCGCGATAGTCAAGCTCACTTCCGAGACGACGTGAACCCACCCGTTGGGGGAGGGAAAGCCGACCGTGAGCTGATCGATCTCGAGCAGAGACTGGCCGTCGCGTGTCATGGTCCGACGAAGCTGCGAGATGAGAGGGCGCCCTGACCCTGACCCCTTCAATCCGAAACCTGCTGATGTTCTCCAAACACCGAGCGGAGGGTGTCCGCGATCTCGCCGAGCGTGGCGCGTGCCTCGACCGCAGCGACGATCGGCGGCACCAGATTCGACACATCGCGTGCGGTGCGGGCGACATGTTCGAGCGCCAGGCGACAAGCGGCTTGATCTCGGCCGGCGCGTACAGCGCGCACACGCTCTATTTGCTTCCGCTCGATCGCTGCGTCGATGGCGAGCACCTCTGGGCGGACCGGTTCGCTCGCACAGAAGCGATTGACGCCTACGATCACCGTCTCTCCCTGCTCGATAGCCTGCTGCGCAGCGTAGGCCGACTCCTGAATCTCGCGCGACACGAGACCGGACTCAATGGCCGTGAGGGTGCCGCCGAGCCGATCGATACGATCGATGATCTCGCACACCTGCTGCTCGATCCCGTCCGTGAGCCGCTCGATGGTGTACGCACCGGCGACCGGATCGACCGTGTTCGCCACACCGCTTTCGTGGGCGACGATCTGCTGCGTGCGCAACGCGATCCGCGCGGATTCTTCGGTGGGAAGCGCCAATGCCTCGTCGCGCGCGTTGCAGTGGAGCGACTGCGTCCCCCCAAGCGCAGCCGCCAGCGCTTGAATCGTCACGCGGACGATATTGTTGTTCGATTGCTGCGCGGTGAGCGTGCTGCCCGCTGTTTGCGTGTGGAAGCGCAGTTGTTGGGCACGGGGGTTCGTGACGTCGAACCGCTCGCGCATCAGGCGGGCCCAGAGACGGCGTGCGGCGCGGAACTTGGCCACCTCTTCGAGAAAGTCGTTGTGACAGGCAAAGAAGAACGAGAGACGTTGACCGAGCGCGTCGATGTCGAGGCCCCGCGCGCGTGCGGCTTCGACGTACGCGATGGCGTTGGAGAAGGTGAACGCCAGCTCTTGAACGGCGGTCGCACCTGCCTCGCGAATGTGGTAGCCGCTGATGGAGATCGTGTTCCAGTTCGGCAGCTCGGCCTCGCAGTACTCGAAGATGTCGGTTACGATACGGAGTGAGGGCCGCGGTGGATAGATATAGGTGCCGCGGGCTGCGTACTCCTTCAAGATGTCGTTTTGTACGGTGCCGGAGAGCGCTCGCGGCGCGACACCCTGGCGCCTTGCCGTGGCGATTGAGAGCGCCAGCAAGATGATGGCGGTCGCGTTGATGGTCATCGACGTCGACACACGATCGAGCGGAATACCGGCAAAGAGCTCCGCCATGTCTTCGATCGAGTCGATTGCCACACCCGCGCGGCCCACCTCCCCCGCCGCAAGCGGATGATCGGAGTCGTAGCCCATCTGCGTGGGGAGATCGAAGGCGACGCTGAGGCCCGTGACGCCGTGCGAGAGGAGATAGCGATACCGTTGGTTGGATTCGCCCGCCGTGCCGAAGCCGGCGTACTGCCGCATCGTCCACAGACGACCGCGGTACATCGTGGGATGGATTCCACGCGTGAATGGGAACCGGCCCGGGTACCCTCCGTCGCGCGTATACTCCCACGGGCCAAGATCAGCTGGTGTATCCACAACGTTTGGCATTTCTCGAACTCTTGGCTCACAAGCTCGATGGTAGGGCGCGTCAGCCTCCCGCGCCGTCGGCCGCCTCGGCGAGGCGGCCCTACCTAAAACTGAGGGCGGTCCCCTATCTCCCAAGGTCCCCGTGTGCTGCACCAAGCACTATTGTAAACACGGTCGTTTCTTGACAGTGTTGAAGGCGACAGCTAGAATCGCAAATAAATCCCACACTGCTCGCCGCATAGCCATGAATCGCCCGCAAGCGCCCGATCGTCGATCTCCTGCCCTTCTCGAGATCGGTCGCGCCACGGGCTGCCGCCCGGCACCCAGCCCGGTGGTGGCGAGGAGATGAGTCGATGGACGATACCGTCAATCGCCTAGTCAAGGATCTCGCCGATGCCATCGCGGCGGCCGTTGCCGCGGATCCCGCAGTGGCAGCAGTTCAAGCCCGTGCGCGCGCAGCCGGGTTCGATATGCGGGTGTCCTTGGAAGCATCGGTGGGATTTGCCCGACTGAAGGGCAAGGCGGTCGCGAAGAGCTCGACCACCAAAGGGGTCACGCGGCATCAGGCCGAACTGGTCCTGAGCGCCAACGATCGACGATTCTTGCGCTCCCTCCGAATTGCACCTGACGAGTTCGCCGAAGAGGTAGAGTGAGACAGTGACGCGCGGCCTTCCGCCTTCGCATAAAGCTTCGGCGGACTCGCCGTAGCCTTGGCGGAGCCGGTCAGGCCCCGCGTGCCTGTCCTTGGCTCGCCACGCGCTCGGCTGCTCGCCTGACGTCGTCTGGATCGCCAAGATAGTAATGACTACGCGGTGCAAGCGAGCCATCCAGCTCATATACGAGCGGAATCCCAGTCGGAATGTTCAAGCCCACGATGTCGGCGTCTGAAATGTTGTCGAGGTACTTGACCAGAGCGCGCAGACTGTTCCCGTGGGCTGCGACGAGCACACGCTCGCCGCGTTGGATGGCAGGCGCGATGGTCTCGTGCCAATAGGGAAGAAAGCGGGAAACCGTATCCTTCAGCGCTTCGGCCGACGGCAGCTCTTCGGGGCCGAGCGCGTGGTAACGGCGATCGTGCAACGGATGACGGGGATCATCCATCGTGAGGGGCGGTGGGGGGATGTCGTAGCTGCGGCGCCAAATCTTCACCTGTTCCTCGCCGTGTTGCGCCGCCATCTCCGCCTTGTTCAGGCCTTGCAAGGCGCCGTAGTGCCGCTCGTTCAGGCGCCAGTCGCGGTGCACGGGAATCCACATGAGATCCATTTCGTCGAGCGCGATCCACAACGTGCGGATCGCCCGCTTGAGCACGGAGGTGAAGGCGACGTCGAACGTAAAACCTTCTCCTGCGAGCAGGCGAGCACCGCGGCGTGCTTCCTCGACGCCGCCCTCGGAGAGATCGACGTCGGTCCAGCCGGTAAAGCGATTCTCTTTGTTCCACACGCTCTCGCCGTGGCGGAGCAGTACGAGTCGATGCATGGTGCCTTCCGCTTTCAACGACCTTCGTGGCTCGCCTACGCTGCGGCGAGCTGCTTGAGGGCCGCGCGGCCCGCGTACTTGGCGCTCGTGCCCAGCTCTGTTTCGATGCGCAGCAGCTGATTGTACTTGGCTGTGCGATCGCTCCGGCTTGCCGAGCCCGTCTTGATCTGACCAGCACGTGTTCCCACGGCGAGGTCCGCAATCGTGCTATCTTCGGTCTCGCCTGAACGATGTGAGACGATCGTGGCGTAACCTGCCTTCCAGGACATCACCATGGCTTCCAGCGTTTCGGTCACGGTGCCCACCTGATTCAGCTTCACCAGCAGCGCATTTGCGATACCTTGCGCGATGCCTTCTTGGAGAATGGCCGGGTTCGTGACGAACACATCGTCACCAACGAGCTGAACCCGATTTCCCAGCTTGGCCGTGAGGATCTTCCAGCCGTCCCAGTCCTGCTCCGCGAGCCCGTCTTCAATGGAGACAATCGGGTACTGCCGCACCCAGTCCTCGTAGAGTGCGACCATCTCGTCCGATGTGCGCGTCCGGTCCCCCGACTTCTTGAAGACGTACGTGCCGCCGCTCCAGAGCTCACTGGAGGCCACGTCGAGCGCGAGTGAGACCTGGTCGCTGGGCTTCAGGCCTGCGCGTGACACCGCTTCGAGCACCACCTCCAGCGCTTCCTGGTTGGAGCGCAGGTTCGGCGCGAAGCCACCCTCGTCACCAACGCCCGTGCCGAGGCCCTTGTTCTTGAGGATCGCGCGCAGGCTGTGGAAGACCTCTGTGCCCCACCGCAGCGCCTCGGCAAACGAGGAAGCGCCGACCGGCATCACCATGAACTCCTGACAGTCGACGTTCGAGTCGGCGTGCGCGCCACCGTTGAGAATGTTCATCATGGGGACTGGGAGCAGGTTCGGTGCCTCGCCGTCTGCAAGCGCGCGACGCAGCCCGCCGATGTGCTCGTACAGAGGCACGCCGGCTGCTGCCGCCGCCGCCTTGAGTGTCGCCATCGAGACGCCGAGGATCGCATTTGCCCCTAGACGTCCCTTGGTCGGCGTGCCATCGAGATCGATGAGCAGCCGATCCAGCGTCGTCTGATCGACCTCTTTTCCCACGACCGCTCGGGCGATCTCACCGTTGACGTTGCCGACGGCCTTCTGGACACCCTTGCCCAAATAGCGAGACTTGTCACCGTCTCGAAGCTCGAGCGCTTCCCGCTCACCGGTCGATGCGCCGGACGGCACCGCCGCCCGGCCTCCCGCGCCACCCTCCAGCTCTACGTCGACTTCCACCGTCGGGTTGCCTCGCGAGTCGAGAATCTCACGCGCAACCACCTGTCGGATCTTCACACAGCCTCCTTGAAGCCACTAATTTCTACCTGCCTCCGACCTCTAGCCCCGCCCTGCGATCGGCTTCCTCTTCGATCGCAAGCGCCTCCGCAGGAGGTGATACCACGCGGGGCTCATCGTCGGCGGTGACGACGACGACGCCCGTTTCGGTCACGGTGTGGCGCTTGGCGTCCTCCTCGAGGTCGTGGCCGATGCTGGCGCCACGCGGAATGAACACGTCGCGGTCGATGATGGCGCGCCGGATGCGTGCGTGCCGGCCAACCCGTACGCCAGGCATCAAAATACTTTCTTGGATGTGACAGAAGCTATGGACCCGCACGTTCGGGCAGAGCACGCTGCGGTCGACGCGACTGCCGGAAATGATGACGCCGTTCGAGATGACCGAGTCGAGTGCCTGCCCGCAGCGTTTGCCCTCCTCCGCGAAGACGAACTTTGCCGGCGGCGCTTGCATTTGATAGGTGCGAATCGGCCATTCGGGATCGTACAGGTTGAACTCCGGATTCACCTGACACAGATCCATGCTGGCCTCGTAGTAGGCGTCCAGCGTGCCGATATCCCGCCAGTATTTTGCCGCCTTCTTGTTCTCGTCGTAGAAGCGATACACATAGACCGGCACCTGTTCGATGAGCGCCGGAATCACGTTCTTGCCAAAATCGTGTGCCGTCGACCGTGCGGCGTCCTCCTCCAGCGCGCGCACCATCACGTCCGCGTCGAAGACATAAACGCCCATCGAGGCCAGGGCGCCACCGGAGCCGGGTGCAGGCGCCAGGTCCTTTGGCTTCTCGAGAAAGCCGACGACCCGCTCGGTCTCATCCACCCGGAGTATGCCAAAGCGCGACGCATCTGCCACGTCCACCTCGATCGCGGCCAGCGTCAGTGCGGCGCCCTTTTCGCGGTGAAAACGCAGCATCTTCGCATAGTCCATCTTGTAGACGTGGTCGCCCGACAGCACGATGACATGCTGGGGCGCCTCGCGCTCGATCGAATACAGGTTCTGGTAGACCGCGTCCGCGGTGCCGAGATACCAGTTCTCGCTCACGCGTTTCTGGGGGGGAATGATCTCGACGAACTCTCCGAGCTCTTCCGACACGACGCCCCAACCCATCCGAATGTGGCGGTTGAGCGAGAGGCTCTTGTACTGCGTGGCGATGAAGATCCGGCGAAAGCCCGCATTCACGCAGTTGCTCAGCGTGAAGTCGATGATGCGGTAAGGGCCCCCAAAGTAGACAGCAGGCTTCGCGCGCTCTCTGGTCAACGGATAGAGGCGTTCCCCGACACCTCCCGCGAGCACGATGACGAGCGTGTTGTCCTGCATAAGGGCGTGGGGCCAGCGGCGGAAAGGAGCCGCGAATCAGGCGGATGATATCACGGTGAAAAGGTTCAAGGTTCGAGGCGCAGCGTGCGAGGTGCGAGGGCAAGATTCTCGATTGAAAATTCAACGTAAACGGCTCAAGGCCAGCTGGTTACGGGGACCTCGAACCTCGAGCCTTGCCCCTCTTATCTCGAACCTCGAACTTGAACCTTGAACCTTCGTCGAGCGACCGATATGATGAGCCGATTTCGGCGGTTGGAGGAAGATTCATGCTGTCGTTGGCGAGGCTCGTTCGAACGCTCTGGGTGTCCAGCCTGATGTGGGCCATGGTGGCCCTGTCTGCCGCGGCCCAGAACACCGCCCAGCCTCAGACCGGCGCCCAGCCGGCACAAGAGAAACCGCCAGAGCAGCAACAACCACCAGAGGCCGCAGAGCCGGACAAAGCGGTCGTCGAGCAGGTCAAGCCGCTCTACGCGCTGGTCAGCGAGGCCATGAAGAGCGAGACTGCCGGCGCGTCGGCCTGGAATGTCGATCCGAGCGGCAAGCAACCACCAAGCGCCACCACGGCACCGTCCGACCCGACGCTCACGACCGACTTCGTGGGCTTCCCGGACAATCAAGTTTACGTGCCGTTTCAGCTCACGCTCGATTCGCAGGCGATTCCCTCGCCTGCGGTAGCGGTGTATGTGCGGGCCGTTGCGAAGGCGCGACAGGCACCAGGCGGTAGCGAGGCGAGCGCCGCTGGACAACAAGCGACAGAGCAGAAACAGGAACGGAGCGAGGATCAAGCCGGCGAAGATGCCGGCGAGACGAAGTTCCCCTTCGAGGATTATTACGTCGCGACGGCGAAGCAACTCGGGCCGAACGAGCCAAGCGTCCTGAGCGGTTATGCCCTGCTCCCAACCGGTTCATACGATCTCTATGTCGCGCTGCGTGAGCGGGCTGGTGACGCGTCCAAGCCGTTCCAAGCCATTGTCGTGAAGCAGGCGCTAGACGTCCCGGACTTCCTTGGCGGCGACCTCACCACGAGCTCTGTGTTACTCGCCAAGAACATGGAGGAGTTGCCCAACGAGCCCACCCCGCAAGAACGGCACGAAAATCCCTACACTCTCGGCCGGGCGCGGCTCAGCATCGCCGCGGACGGCCTGTTCACGCAGGGAGACGAGGTCAACCTCGTGCTGTTCGTCTACAACTTTGGCACGGACCCCAATCAAAAGCCGGACGTGACGGTCGAGTATCAGCTCTTCGAAAAACAAGGAGAGGCCGAGAAGGAATTCGTGAAGCTGGAGCCTCAAACGTACGACGCATCGACCGTGGATCAGAGCGCCGATCGGCTCGCTGTAAGCTTGAGCTTTGCGGTGTCGGATCTCAAGAAGGACGGCGATTTCCGACTCGTCATCAAGGTGACGGACAATATCAGCGGGAAGTCCCTCACGCGGGATGCCCCGTTCAAGGTCGCGGCGTCGTAGAATAAGGAGGCAGTCCCGGACCGAGGCTCAGGGCTGCACCCTGTCGCCCGGACCTAGGGTCCGGGGGAAAGAGGGGGGTTTCGATGACTCGTCCGCCCGTCCTCGTCGCGGCAGTGATGGTCGGTGTGTTGAGCTCGGCGATCCCGGGCGGCGCGCAGCCGGTCGCCCGCGTGGCGAGGTCGGGCGAGGTGTCGATCTTGTCGCTTCGCACGGCGACGCTCACCTCGGGCCGGATCGAAGGGGTTGTCACAGACGACCGGGGCTCCCCGCTCTCTGGCGTGGCGATATCGGCATTTGGGCCGGACGCCCTCTTCACGCTCAGCGACCCATTAGGGCGATTCTCCTTCTCGGCTGTTCCTGTTGGCATCTATCTCCTGCGCGCTCAGCTGCCTGGCTACGCGGCGTCTCTGCGTGGACGGATCGAGGTCCGACCCTCGACTCCAGTGCGGGAAGTCTTCCAGCTCGCCCCGCTCACCGGCGTGGCAGTCACAGCGCAACCGCGGTCGCTGCTCACAGCGGGGTTTGGTGGGAACACGACACAGCCGAAGGCAGTCGAGCCATCGGCCAATGACGCAGAAGCCGAGACGCCTGACGACAGCGCGCGCGCGTGGCGCTTACGTCACACCAGGCGGTCTGTGTTGCGCAGTGCCGAGGGTGACGTGGTCGTCGCCGGCACCAGCCTCGACGACCCATCCTGGCTCGTCGAGCGGGCCTCACTGTTGCGCCGCATGCCGGGAGCGTCGCTGGGGAACACGGGGCTGTTCGCAAACGACGCCTCGCTGTCCGGTCAGTTCCGTCTGCTGACGGCAAGCCACTTCGCTGGCGACGGTCCGTTCGACTGGCTGACGGCCGAGAACACGCCGCGCGGCGTTGCGTACGGCACGCTTGGTGCGCCGATCGGCCAGAACGGCCGATGGGAAGTGCAGGGGGCGCTCACCAACGGCGACATTTCCTCCTGGATCCTCGCCGGCGCGTACACGCGCGCGCCATCCAGCGGCCACGCGCTCAACCTCGGCGCCTCGTTCAGCGCACAGCAGTACGACGAGGACACGCCTGCCGCGCTTCTCGCAATCGACGAGCAGAGTCGCAGCGTCGGTGTGGTGCACGCCGTCGACCGCTGGATGCTCTCGCGTCGGGCGATGTTCACTTACGGCGCCCGCTACGCCTGGCACGACTACCTCGATCGGGAAGGCCTGCTCAGTCCAACTGCAGCCTTCGTCTTCTCGCCGATGGCCGATACGTGGGTTCGAGCCGCAGTCTCGCAGCAGATGCTGGCGCCTGGAGCCGAGGAGTTCGAGCCGCGCGGCATGACCAGCTTCGTTCTGCCGCCACAACGCACGTTTGCGCCGCTGGGCGCCGACGACAACTTCAGCGTCGAGCGCACACGGCACATCGAGCTCGGCATCGAACGAGAGGTGGCCTCCTTCGTGGTCGGCGTGCGTCGCTTCGAGCAGGCGATCGACAACCAGCTCGTCGCCTTGTTCAACTCCAGCGACTCGCCCGAGCCCATCGACGCTGACCTTGGACACTATCGCGTGGCCAACGCCGGCAATCTCACTGCCGGCGGTTGGGCGTTCAGCGTTGCGCGGCCCGTGGCAGGCCCGGTGCGCGGCGAGGTCGAGTACTCGGTGGCAACGGCCGAGTGGGAAAGCGTTGGTGACAAAGCGCTGCTGCTCCTGTGGGCGCCCGACGCCGTACGTCTCGCCCATGAGCGCATTCACGACGTGACCGCCACCGTTGCCACCGACGTCGCTCGCACCCAGACGAACGTCGTCGCCGTCTACAAGATCAACACCGCGTTCACCGACCGTAACGTGCCGGATGCAGCACCCGGCGTTGCGTATCGCTTCGATGTGCAGGTCACACAGCACCTCCCGTTTCTCACCACGGGCCACACGCGTTGGGAAGCGCTGGTCTCGGTGCGGAACCTGTTCCGCGAAAGCGTCCCCGGCGCCTCTCTCTACGACGAGCTGCTGGTGGTCGGCCCGCCGAAGCGTATGGTGGGCGGGCTGCTGGTGCGATTCTGACCATTCGACTCGTCTGACGGCCCGCCTTCGGCGAGCCGTCAGGCTCGCTCATGGCGAGCGCGCCCTACCAGCCTGTCACCCCATCATCTGCCACCCCGTCAGCCATAACTCTCCTTGATTCAAATTCTTGGACATTCCATACTCGATTCTTGGAGCCGCCTCTGCATCCATCGGGATTGGCGCCTGGAAACGCCCGCGTCTAAAGGTCCCGAGCGGCCGCAGCCAGAGCGGACCGTGGTATGTCCTTTGCTTCCCTGGTAACACGCCCCACAACTCGACCGCTTCCCTGGGTGTTTGGCGGTCTGCTGGTGCGTGTTTCCTCCATGTTGGACCGTCTCTCGCACACCTCGGCGACGCTTCGCGGGCGGTTCGGCCCCTGGGTCCATGGCACGTTGGCTGTCCTCGTGGTGGCCGCCCTGCTGGCGCTGGCCGTGAGCAACTTCTTCGCTCAGGCGACCTTGCGGGCGGTCGAGGATGGTGTGCTCTGGGAGGGGCGTTCCGACGGTGTCGTGGCGATCGAGGTGGCCGCCGATAGCGCCGGCGCGCGCGCCGGCCTGCGGTCCGGCGACATGTTGCTGGCCATCAATGACCAGCCTGTCGAGAATGCCGAGCAGGTTTTCAACTGGCAGCACGGAAGCACGCGGGGCACGCGGCTTCGATATCAGATTCGTCGCGCTAGCGGCCCGAGCATTCAGGAGATCGAGCTCGCCCCGGCGCCGGCTGGTCACCGGTCGGTGTACTTTCCG
Coding sequences within it:
- the glgC gene encoding glucose-1-phosphate adenylyltransferase, coding for MQDNTLVIVLAGGVGERLYPLTRERAKPAVYFGGPYRIIDFTLSNCVNAGFRRIFIATQYKSLSLNRHIRMGWGVVSEELGEFVEIIPPQKRVSENWYLGTADAVYQNLYSIEREAPQHVIVLSGDHVYKMDYAKMLRFHREKGAALTLAAIEVDVADASRFGILRVDETERVVGFLEKPKDLAPAPGSGGALASMGVYVFDADVMVRALEEDAARSTAHDFGKNVIPALIEQVPVYVYRFYDENKKAAKYWRDIGTLDAYYEASMDLCQVNPEFNLYDPEWPIRTYQMQAPPAKFVFAEEGKRCGQALDSVISNGVIISGSRVDRSVLCPNVRVHSFCHIQESILMPGVRVGRHARIRRAIIDRDVFIPRGASIGHDLEEDAKRHTVTETGVVVVTADDEPRVVSPPAEALAIEEEADRRAGLEVGGR
- a CDS encoding TonB-dependent receptor, whose protein sequence is MTRPPVLVAAVMVGVLSSAIPGGAQPVARVARSGEVSILSLRTATLTSGRIEGVVTDDRGSPLSGVAISAFGPDALFTLSDPLGRFSFSAVPVGIYLLRAQLPGYAASLRGRIEVRPSTPVREVFQLAPLTGVAVTAQPRSLLTAGFGGNTTQPKAVEPSANDAEAETPDDSARAWRLRHTRRSVLRSAEGDVVVAGTSLDDPSWLVERASLLRRMPGASLGNTGLFANDASLSGQFRLLTASHFAGDGPFDWLTAENTPRGVAYGTLGAPIGQNGRWEVQGALTNGDISSWILAGAYTRAPSSGHALNLGASFSAQQYDEDTPAALLAIDEQSRSVGVVHAVDRWMLSRRAMFTYGARYAWHDYLDREGLLSPTAAFVFSPMADTWVRAAVSQQMLAPGAEEFEPRGMTSFVLPPQRTFAPLGADDNFSVERTRHIELGIEREVASFVVGVRRFEQAIDNQLVALFNSSDSPEPIDADLGHYRVANAGNLTAGGWAFSVARPVAGPVRGEVEYSVATAEWESVGDKALLLLWAPDAVRLAHERIHDVTATVATDVARTQTNVVAVYKINTAFTDRNVPDAAPGVAYRFDVQVTQHLPFLTTGHTRWEALVSVRNLFRESVPGASLYDELLVVGPPKRMVGGLLVRF